The Thiorhodovibrio litoralis genome includes a window with the following:
- a CDS encoding response regulator, whose translation MSELQRVLCVEDEPDIQTVAKIALEAVGGFTVKICSSGEEALAAAEDFDPDMILLDVMMPGMDGPSTLAALRQRPALAQTPVVFMTAKVQPQEVAQFKSLGALDVIPKPFEPMQLANQVRALWDESYD comes from the coding sequence ATGAGCGAATTACAACGCGTTCTCTGCGTCGAGGACGAGCCCGACATTCAAACCGTGGCCAAGATCGCCCTGGAAGCGGTGGGTGGTTTCACCGTCAAGATTTGTTCCTCTGGGGAGGAGGCACTGGCTGCGGCGGAAGACTTCGACCCCGACATGATCCTGCTCGACGTCATGATGCCCGGGATGGATGGTCCGTCCACGCTCGCGGCCCTGCGCCAGCGCCCGGCACTGGCGCAGACGCCTGTGGTCTTCATGACCGCCAAGGTGCAGCCCCAAGAGGTCGCGCAGTTCAAGTCCCTTGGCGCGCTGGACGTCATTCCCAAACCTTTCGAGCCCATGCAACTGGCCAATCAGGTGCGCGCCCTCTGGGATGAATCGTATGACTGA
- a CDS encoding diguanylate cyclase: MTDVQINLAAELARIGEDYAQRVRGELAELTQLAARLESEVDVRPFLERLHPRLHRIAGSGGSFGFKTLSKAARDLEVEANGWLSQDAVTLDLAQRRRFAKEVAALANRLTQREAAPTQAVAQAPSAKTTVSGNGGKVAVWLVEDEIPLGEHIVHLLGQFGYQPRLYTRFDAVAAAVQDECPDCLVMDPRFTEEDLGAVEALMASPSFQALNCPVIFVSASGDFPSRMRAARLGADGFMLKPLDIPRLVDRIGRILEERHAAPYRILVVDDDLDLAEHLRLVLSADGMDVEVLSEPEQVIEAVATFHPELVLMDMHMPDYSGPELATVIRHHDDLLGLPIVYLSAEQDRKKQIQALRSGADDFLTKPISDAELVAAVRVRAARFRQLANLMTKDSLTGLLKHAHIKEGIVRELARAQRTDHPLAVAMLDIDHFKQVNDSYGHAVGDRVIMALAHLLKQRLRKSDGIGRYGGEEFVVILPDCNLQVAQSVLEDIRARFEVLPFLHNDHEFRCTLSAGIASTLEYPDADDGQLLIAADQALYAAKHAGRNRVHVSQSM, from the coding sequence ATGACTGATGTCCAGATCAACCTGGCCGCTGAACTCGCCAGGATTGGCGAGGACTATGCGCAACGGGTGCGCGGCGAGCTGGCCGAATTAACCCAGTTGGCCGCTCGTCTCGAGAGCGAGGTGGATGTGCGCCCGTTCCTTGAGAGGTTGCACCCGCGTCTGCACCGCATCGCGGGCTCAGGAGGCTCGTTCGGCTTCAAGACGCTAAGCAAGGCGGCGCGCGATCTCGAGGTCGAGGCGAACGGATGGCTGAGCCAAGACGCTGTAACGCTCGATCTCGCCCAGCGACGACGATTCGCCAAAGAGGTTGCCGCGCTGGCGAACCGTCTCACGCAACGCGAGGCGGCGCCGACTCAGGCGGTGGCGCAGGCGCCGAGCGCCAAGACGACGGTATCCGGCAACGGCGGCAAGGTCGCCGTCTGGCTGGTCGAAGATGAGATTCCGCTGGGTGAGCATATCGTCCATCTGCTTGGGCAGTTTGGCTACCAGCCGCGCCTCTATACCCGGTTCGATGCGGTCGCCGCCGCCGTCCAGGATGAATGCCCGGATTGTTTGGTGATGGACCCGCGTTTCACCGAGGAGGATCTGGGCGCGGTCGAAGCGCTCATGGCCAGCCCAAGCTTTCAGGCGTTAAACTGCCCTGTTATTTTCGTGTCTGCCAGTGGCGACTTTCCGTCGCGCATGCGCGCCGCGCGGCTCGGAGCCGATGGCTTTATGTTAAAGCCGCTCGATATCCCGCGTCTTGTGGATCGGATCGGACGCATTCTGGAAGAACGCCACGCGGCTCCCTATCGGATTTTGGTCGTGGATGACGACCTGGATCTGGCCGAGCATCTTCGTCTGGTGCTGAGTGCGGATGGCATGGATGTGGAGGTCTTAAGCGAGCCAGAGCAGGTCATCGAGGCGGTTGCGACCTTCCACCCGGAACTGGTCCTGATGGACATGCACATGCCCGACTACTCGGGTCCCGAGTTGGCCACCGTGATTCGCCACCACGATGACTTGCTTGGCCTGCCCATCGTTTATCTGTCCGCCGAGCAAGACCGCAAAAAGCAGATCCAGGCCCTGCGCAGCGGCGCGGACGATTTTCTCACCAAGCCGATTTCGGACGCCGAACTGGTGGCGGCGGTCAGAGTACGCGCCGCGCGTTTCCGCCAGTTGGCCAATCTGATGACCAAGGACAGCCTGACTGGGTTGCTCAAGCACGCGCACATCAAAGAGGGCATTGTTCGGGAGCTTGCCCGTGCCCAACGCACCGACCATCCGCTGGCGGTGGCCATGCTGGACATCGACCATTTCAAACAGGTCAACGACAGCTATGGGCACGCCGTCGGCGATCGCGTGATCATGGCCCTAGCCCACCTGCTCAAGCAGCGTTTACGCAAGTCCGATGGCATCGGGCGCTATGGTGGGGAAGAGTTCGTGGTGATTCTTCCCGATTGCAATCTCCAAGTGGCGCAAAGCGTGTTGGAAGATATTCGCGCGCGCTTTGAAGTGCTGCCATTTCTGCACAACGATCATGAGTTTCGCTGCACCCTGTCCGCCGGCATCGCCTCAACACTGGAGTACCCTGATGCCGATGATGGACAATTGCTCATCGCGGCGGATCAGGCCCTCTATGCGGCCAAGCATGCCGGGCGCAATCGAGTCCATGTCAGCCAATCTATGTGA
- a CDS encoding IS66 family transposase — protein MHKLIALNDQHRQDQERVHREIWNLYADLKAYQRNPDPALAPALEARFETIFTQHTSFATLNQTLKRLHRHKQKLLLVLQRPEIVLYTNGSEGDIRGYVKWRKISGGTRSDLGRRCREGFASLKKTCRKLGISFWGYLGDRIEGHHNIPPLPDIIRERATAAGVVP, from the coding sequence GTGCATAAGCTCATCGCACTCAATGACCAGCACCGCCAGGATCAAGAGCGGGTGCATCGGGAGATCTGGAATTTGTATGCCGACCTCAAGGCCTATCAGCGCAATCCCGATCCCGCATTGGCGCCGGCGCTTGAGGCGCGCTTTGAGACCATTTTCACCCAGCACACCTCCTTTGCCACCCTCAATCAGACGCTCAAGCGCCTGCATCGGCACAAGCAGAAACTGCTGCTGGTGCTCCAACGCCCGGAGATTGTGCTATATACCAACGGTTCCGAAGGCGACATCCGCGGCTATGTGAAGTGGCGCAAGATTAGCGGCGGTACTCGCAGCGACCTGGGTAGACGCTGTCGTGAAGGATTTGCCAGTTTGAAAAAGACCTGTCGCAAGCTCGGCATCTCCTTCTGGGGCTACCTCGGCGATCGCATCGAAGGGCATCACAACATCCCGCCATTGCCTGACATCATTCGCGAGCGCGCCACTGCGGCGGGTGTGGTGCCATGA
- a CDS encoding HD domain-containing phosphohydrolase — translation MMAQSDLQKELRFSEARYRRLFEAAQDGILLLNANTAEIEDVNPFLMDLLDYSHDEFLGKKLWEIGAFKDTSLSKDSFLELQMKHYIRYDDLPLETKDGRRISVEFVSNLCECDGIDVIQCNIRDNTKRHIAEMMLRATARELQMLSESNIALLNAKTENELYDEYCRIAVETGGYRMAWVGLADQGPDQRIIPLAFSGSEAGYLQLADISWADTERGNGPVGRCIRTGEAQVVEDISTDPVMAPWRTEALRRGYRSIIAVPFRLPDATMACLALYGATSDLWSAPERKLLQGMSDDLVFGVGTLRMAIARTQFQESLRSSLEQTIQVVAGTIAEKDLYTAGHQRRVAHLSARIATDLGLPADRVHALHLAATIHDLGKIGIPAEILAKPRHLSAMEFGLVKEHPQIGFNILKDVVFPWPIAEMILQHHERIDGSGYPRGLKGDDMLLEAKILGVADAVEAMASHRPYRAALGIEAALSEVSSLRGVAFDADVVDVCLRLFREQGYEIVD, via the coding sequence ATGATGGCTCAGTCTGACCTTCAAAAAGAGCTGAGGTTTTCGGAAGCCCGCTACCGCCGCCTATTTGAGGCTGCGCAGGACGGAATTCTGCTTCTGAACGCTAATACAGCGGAGATCGAAGACGTCAACCCGTTCCTGATGGACCTGCTGGACTATTCTCATGATGAATTTCTGGGTAAGAAACTGTGGGAAATCGGGGCCTTCAAAGACACGAGCTTGAGCAAAGATTCTTTTCTCGAACTTCAGATGAAGCATTACATCCGATACGACGATCTGCCGCTGGAGACAAAGGACGGCAGGCGGATTTCAGTTGAATTTGTCAGTAATCTGTGCGAGTGCGACGGCATCGACGTCATTCAGTGCAACATCCGCGACAACACCAAGCGCCATATTGCGGAAATGATGTTGAGAGCGACGGCCAGAGAGCTTCAAATGTTGAGTGAAAGCAACATTGCGTTGCTCAACGCCAAGACGGAAAATGAGTTGTATGACGAGTATTGCCGGATCGCTGTCGAAACAGGAGGCTATCGCATGGCCTGGGTAGGCCTTGCGGATCAAGGTCCAGATCAGCGCATCATACCCTTGGCATTTTCCGGCAGCGAAGCAGGCTATTTGCAGCTTGCAGACATCTCATGGGCCGATACCGAGCGTGGCAATGGTCCCGTCGGCCGTTGCATTCGCACCGGGGAGGCCCAGGTCGTCGAAGATATTTCGACCGATCCTGTGATGGCACCTTGGCGAACCGAAGCCTTGCGACGGGGCTATCGTTCGATCATCGCAGTACCGTTTCGACTCCCCGATGCAACGATGGCCTGTCTGGCACTCTACGGCGCAACCAGTGATCTGTGGTCAGCGCCGGAACGGAAACTGTTGCAGGGGATGTCCGATGACCTTGTCTTTGGGGTCGGCACCCTTCGGATGGCGATTGCACGGACGCAGTTTCAAGAATCCCTGCGCTCCAGTTTGGAACAAACGATTCAGGTCGTGGCCGGCACGATTGCCGAGAAGGATCTCTATACCGCGGGCCATCAACGGCGTGTGGCACACCTAAGCGCTCGAATCGCGACCGACTTGGGGCTGCCTGCTGATCGTGTCCACGCCCTTCACTTAGCCGCGACGATCCACGATCTAGGAAAGATTGGCATTCCAGCAGAGATCCTTGCCAAGCCGAGACACTTGAGCGCCATGGAGTTTGGGTTGGTTAAAGAGCATCCGCAAATCGGCTTCAATATTCTCAAAGACGTCGTTTTTCCATGGCCCATTGCCGAGATGATCTTGCAACACCACGAGCGCATTGATGGCTCCGGCTATCCCCGTGGGCTAAAGGGCGATGACATGCTACTGGAGGCGAAAATTCTCGGAGTGGCCGACGCTGTCGAGGCGATGGCGTCTCATCGCCCTTACCGCGCGGCATTAGGGATCGAGGCAGCTCTGTCTGAAGTTTCCTCGCTACGCGGTGTGGCTTTTGACGCCGATGTAGTGGACGTCTGCTTGCGACTATTCCGCGAGCAGGGATATGAGATTGTCGATTAG
- a CDS encoding integrase: MHFKDIALYLEYETLTTTHQYVEANMAMKEQALARLQEPTAVVPSRFQPTDALRQFLENL; encoded by the coding sequence GTGCACTTCAAGGACATTGCACTCTACCTCGAGTATGAAACACTGACCACGACGCATCAGTATGTTGAGGCGAATATGGCCATGAAGGAACAAGCGCTCGCGCGCCTGCAAGAGCCAACCGCCGTAGTTCCTTCCCGTTTCCAGCCAACTGACGCGCTACGCCAGTTCCTGGAGAACCTGTAA
- a CDS encoding thioredoxin domain-containing protein: MRQVLRSSLPCLLALSGPAANATLPLPPDLADLSAPLEASIQLPGSGVQMLQLQDRVAFLSGNGRYAFTGDAWDLWHGEQLTSVRQAQVLASRVDLNRLGLDPADLGAINLGSLGTDTQPTWVFIDPLCSACQELLERLAQTGTPAHVIPLPLGGAESAQAARRLLCAPSTHAARSALLDHSWSDLPAATPDCDTQPLVRALITARLLGIDSVPTLIAPDGRIHRGLPKNLTVWLEGAQP; the protein is encoded by the coding sequence ATGCGCCAAGTACTTCGTTCCAGTCTCCCTTGCCTGCTGGCCCTGAGCGGACCGGCGGCGAATGCAACTCTTCCTCTTCCGCCTGATCTCGCCGATCTCTCAGCCCCGCTGGAGGCCTCGATCCAGCTGCCCGGCAGCGGTGTGCAGATGCTGCAACTGCAAGACCGGGTCGCCTTTCTCAGCGGCAACGGTCGCTATGCCTTCACCGGCGATGCCTGGGATCTGTGGCATGGCGAACAACTGACATCGGTCCGCCAGGCGCAGGTACTCGCCAGCCGGGTCGATCTCAATCGACTCGGGCTTGACCCAGCGGACCTGGGCGCCATCAACCTCGGCTCCCTGGGTACCGACACGCAACCCACCTGGGTCTTCATCGATCCACTGTGCTCGGCCTGCCAGGAACTGCTCGAGCGTCTCGCGCAAACCGGGACCCCGGCGCACGTCATTCCACTCCCACTCGGCGGCGCTGAATCGGCCCAGGCCGCGCGTCGTCTGCTCTGCGCGCCATCAACCCACGCCGCCCGATCCGCGTTGCTGGATCACTCCTGGTCCGACCTGCCCGCAGCGACGCCCGACTGCGACACCCAACCCCTGGTCAGAGCACTGATCACCGCGCGGCTGCTGGGGATCGATTCCGTCCCGACCTTGATTGCCCCGGACGGGCGCATCCATCGCGGACTCCCCAAGAACTTGACCGTCTGGCTGGAAGGAGCGCAGCCATGA
- a CDS encoding conjugal transfer protein TraV, which translates to MRRRSGVLSALVLMPLCLSGCAGGLGAKRYACDGLPSRPLCLSTAEIYTLTDGNGPPPAERRLQQEKAR; encoded by the coding sequence ATGAGAAGGCGCTCCGGCGTTCTCTCCGCGCTGGTCCTCATGCCCCTGTGCCTTTCCGGCTGCGCGGGTGGTCTCGGTGCCAAGCGCTACGCCTGCGATGGTCTTCCCAGCCGCCCGTTGTGCCTGTCCACCGCCGAGATCTACACCCTGACCGATGGCAATGGCCCACCCCCAGCCGAGCGCCGACTGCAACAGGAGAAAGCCCGATGA
- a CDS encoding TraV family lipoprotein: MIRVRQLHHSLLAVLISTALSGCITALPRPSEEATSVIVAGEGVVRERPAVTPSGNPSPSKSAQMPASAKQRPPTPVAESNPTRKPAQVMRIWIAPWEDSAGNLHGASHVFSEVVPRRWSLASDTDTPATTVLTPLQIQPRQVSTSESERKP; this comes from the coding sequence ATGATCCGCGTTCGTCAACTCCATCATTCCCTTCTCGCCGTCCTGATCAGCACAGCGCTCTCAGGCTGCATCACGGCATTGCCGCGCCCCTCTGAAGAAGCCACCTCGGTAATCGTGGCAGGGGAGGGCGTTGTGCGCGAGAGACCTGCGGTCACTCCCAGCGGTAACCCATCGCCGAGCAAGTCAGCGCAGATGCCAGCGTCCGCCAAACAGCGCCCGCCAACCCCCGTCGCCGAATCCAACCCCACCCGCAAGCCTGCCCAAGTGATGCGCATCTGGATCGCCCCCTGGGAAGACAGCGCCGGCAATCTCCATGGCGCAAGTCACGTCTTCAGCGAGGTTGTTCCCCGTCGCTGGAGTCTGGCCTCGGACACCGACACGCCAGCAACCACCGTCCTCACACCCCTGCAAATCCAACCGCGCCAGGTTTCGACTTCCGAATCCGAGCGCAAACCCTAA
- the traA gene encoding TraA family conjugative transfer protein gives MTTVSNQTQSPTNPLSSSPLLHAALIGTPLLVLLFPDTALAGSGGTEFQATYDMLIGWMTGLLGRIIAVAFIIVGLIAGVARQSIMSFAIGISAGLGLFMAPDIVDAVVSATLPIV, from the coding sequence ATGACCACTGTCTCTAACCAAACGCAGTCCCCAACCAACCCCCTGTCTTCAAGCCCACTGCTGCACGCCGCCCTGATCGGTACGCCGCTGCTGGTGCTCTTGTTTCCCGACACCGCGCTGGCCGGCTCCGGCGGCACCGAGTTCCAGGCCACCTACGACATGCTGATCGGCTGGATGACCGGTCTGCTCGGCCGGATCATCGCGGTGGCCTTCATCATCGTCGGGCTGATCGCCGGTGTCGCGCGCCAGTCGATCATGTCCTTCGCCATCGGCATTTCGGCCGGTCTTGGCCTGTTCATGGCCCCCGACATCGTCGATGCGGTTGTTTCCGCCACCCTGCCCATCGTCTGA
- a CDS encoding RRXRR domain-containing protein: MNSQPVPIQEFSEATPTMRHQRGPRRRPSAVAVLDDQGRFLAPCKPARARQLITRGRAWLLSAEPPRIQLTDQPQQETPDQP; this comes from the coding sequence ATGAATTCACAACCCGTTCCAATTCAAGAATTCAGCGAGGCCACTCCCACCATGCGACACCAACGAGGACCCAGACGCCGGCCATCCGCCGTGGCGGTGCTGGATGACCAAGGCCGCTTTCTCGCCCCCTGCAAACCGGCCCGTGCGCGTCAACTGATCACCCGCGGTCGCGCCTGGCTGCTGAGCGCGGAGCCGCCGCGGATTCAATTGACCGATCAGCCCCAGCAAGAGACCCCCGACCAGCCATGA